A region of the Caballeronia sp. TF1N1 genome:
GGCGTCCCCCGCTCACGCGGCGCCCGACGCCAAGTTCGTCCTCATCAGCCACGCGCCCGACTCGGACTCGTGGTGGAACGTCATCAAGAATTCGATCAAGCAGGCCGACGAGGACTTCAACGTCCAGACCGACTATCGCAATCCGCCAAACGGCGACATTGCCGATATGTCGCGTCTCATCGAACAGGCCGCCGCGCGTAATTACGACGGCGTGATCACCACCATCGCGGACTTCGATGTATTGAAGAGCGCGCTCAACAAGGTGACGGCGAAGAAGATTCCGCTCGTCACGATCAACTCGGGCACCGAAGAGCAAAGCGAGCAACTCAAGGCGATCATGCATATCGGCCAGCCGGAATACGTGGCGGGCAAGGCCGCAGGCGAAAAGGCGAAGGCCGCGGGCGTCAAGTCGTTCCTGTGCGTGAACCATATCGCGACCAACACGGTGTCATTCGACCGCTGCCGTGGCTTCGCGGAAGCCATCGGCGTCGACTACAAGGCGTCCACCATCGACTCCGGTCAGGACCCGACGGAGATTCAGTCGAAGGTGTCGGCTTACCTGCGCAATCATCCCGATACGCAGGCTGTACTCACGCTCGGACCCACGCCCGCCTCGGCGACGCTCAAGGCCGTCACGCAAATGGGCCTGCAAAACAAGCTCTATTTCGTGACCTTCGACTTTTCCGATGACATCGCGAAGGGCATCAAGGACGGCACGATCAAGTTCGCAATCGATCAGCAACCGTACTTGCAGGGCTATATCCCCGTGGCCGTGCTCGCTATCGTCAAGAAGGATCACACCACGGACCCGGTGAAGATTCGCCAGATTCTCGAAGCGAATCCGAAGTTCAAGGCGCGTCTCGAAACGTATGGCCTCGCGCCGTCGTATGGACCGAAGAACATTCGTTCGGGTCCGGGCTTCATCACCAAAGAGAATCTCGACAAGGTCGTGAAATACGCCGGTCAATATCGTTGACCGTTCAGGGCGGCCGTCTTTTCAGCGCCGCCCGCTATCACTGCATTTCCGCGGAACGTCGTGCGTCTGCTGCGTCTATTCCCGACGCGGCAGGAGCGCGCGCATCGGTCAGTCAAGGAGCCATCATGGGCGTAGCCGGCAAGCATTACCCTCCACATGCGAATCCACAGCCAGAGTCGGCCGAGACGCAGGAGGCAGCAAAGCCCTCGGACGAACGCGTGCGCCGGCAATCGTGGTTCGGCCATCTGTTGAACCGGCCGGAGTTCGCCGCGATCTCGGGCACCGTGCTCGTGTTCATCGTATTCGGCTTCGCGGCGGGTTCGTCGGGCATGTTCAACCTCGACGGCGTGATGAACTGGTCGCAGGTCGCGGCCTACCTCGGCTTGCTCGCGGTCGGCGCGTGTCTTCTCATGATCGCCGGCGAGTTCGATCTGTCCATCGGCTCGATGATCGGCTTCGCGGGCATGATGGTCGCGCTGCCCTCGGTTTATCTGCACTGGCCGTTCTCGCTGTCGATTCTCTTCGCGTTCGTCGCTTCCATGCTGCTCGGCGCGTTGAACGGCTACCTCGTGATGAAGACGCGGCTGCCTTCGTTCATCGTCACGCTCGCGTTTCTGTTCATCCTGCGCGGCCTCACGCTCGCGCTCTCGATCATGTTCGCGGATCGCACCATCATTTCCGGCGTCGGCGATCTCGCTCAACAAGACTGGCTCGCCGACACGCTCTTTCGCGGCGTCGCGCTGCACGGCCTCTTCGCGTGGCTCGCGCACATGGGGATCGGTCAGTTGCTCGATAACGGCCAGCCGCTCGTGCCGGGCATTCCGAAGGTCATCATCTGGTGGCTCGCGCTCGCCGCCGTCTGCGCCTTCGTGCTCGCCAAGACGCGCTACGGCAACTGGATTCTCGCGGTCGGCGGCGACGCCAACGCGGCCAAGAACGTCGGCGTGCCGGTACGGCGCGTGAAGATTTCGCTGTTCGTGCTCACCGCCTTCTGCTCGTGTCTCTTCGCCGTGCTGCAGGTGTGCGATATCGGCTCGGCAGCGGCCGATCGCGGCCTGCAGAAGGAATTCGAGGCGATCATCGCGGCGGTCATCGGCGGGACGCTTTTGACGGGCGGTTATGGCTCGGTCGTCGGCGCGTGCTTCGGCGCGCTCATCTTCGGCGTCGTGCAGATCGGCATCACTTATACGAACGTGAGTTCCGACTGGTTCCGCGTGTTTCTCGGCGTGATGCTGCTGCTCGCCGTGCTGTTCAATCACTACGTGCGCCGTCGCGTATCGCAAGCTCAGTGAGGCCAACGCCATGAACGACGACAACATTCTCGCGCTGGAAAACGTCAGCAAGTTTTTCGGCAAGGTCATCGCATTGAACGGCGTGACCTTGCGCCTGCGACGCGGCGAAGTGCATTGCCTGCTGGGCGATAACGGCGCGGGCAAGTCCACGCTCATCAAGACGCTGGCGGGCGTGCATACGCCGTCCGCCGGCGACTATCTCGTCGATGGCAAGCCAGTGCGCTTCGAGTCGCCGAAGGAAGCGCTGGATTTGGGCATCGCCACGGTTTATCAGGATCTCGCGCTCGTGCCGCTCTTGTCCGTTGCGCGCAATTTCTTCATGGGCCGCGAGCCGCAGAAGAAACGCTTCGGTCTCTTCAGCGTGATGGATCTCGATCTTGCCGCGGAGACTTCGCAGGCGAAGCTCGCGGAGATGGGCATCAACGTGCGCGATCCGCATCAGCCTATCGGCACCATGTCCGGTGGCGAGAAGCAATGTCTCGCGATTGCGCGCGCCATTCACTTCGGCGCACGTGTGCTGATTCTCGACGAACCGACCGCCGCGCTCGGCGTGAAGCAGAGCTTCAACGTGCTGAAGCTGATTCACAAGGCGCGCGAAAAAGGCATTTCCGTGATCTTCATCACGCACAACGTGCACCACGCTTATCCGATCGGCGACTCCTTTACGCTGCTCAATCGCGGCCGCTCGATGGGCACCTACACCAAGGACACCATCTCGAAGAACGAAGTGCTCGACATGATGGCGGGGGGCGCCGAGATGCAGACGATGATCAACGAACTCGAAGGCGCGACGATCTGAGGATCGAGGACAACAAGCCATGCCAGAACAACACACCTCACGTTTTGCAGCGGACCGTGCGCACGATATCGTGTGCCTCGGCCGCCTCGCGGTCGATCTCTACGCGCAACAGGTCGGCGCGCGGCTCGAAGACGTCGCGACGTTTGCGAAGTATCTCGGCGGGTCGTCGGCGAATATCGCGTTCGGTTGCGCGCGGTTGGGGCTCAAGTCGTCGATGCTCGCGCGCGTCGGCAACGATCACATGGGACGCTTTCTCGTCGAAACGCTCGCGGGCGAAGGCTGCGATGTGAGCCACGTGCGCACGGACTTCGAGCGTCTCACCGCGCTCGTGCTGCTCGGCATAAAAGATCGCGATACCTTTCCGCTCGTGTTCTATCGCGAGAATTGCGCCGACATGGCCGTGGACGAAAACGATTTCGACGAAGCGTATATCGCCTCGTCGAAGGCATTGCTCATCACGGGCACGCACTTCTCCACGGAACAGGTGAATCGCACGAGCCGCCGCGCGCTCGAATACGCGCGCCGAAACAACGTGCGCACGATTCTCGACATCGATTATCGGCCGGTGCTGTGGGGTCTGACAGGCAAGGCCGACGGCGAAACGCGCTTCGTCGCCGATGAAAGCGTCACCGCGCATTTGCTGCACATCCTGCCGCTGATCGATCTCGCGATCGGCACGGAAGAAGAGTTCCGGATTGCGGGCGGCAAGGACGATCTGATCGATGCGCTCGCCACGGTTCGTACCGTTACTCATGCCACGCTCGTCGTGAAGCGCGGGCCGCTCGGCTGCTCGATCATCGAAGGCGCGGTGCCCGCTTCCATCGACGATGCGCCCATTCATGGCGGCGTCGAAGTCGAAGTGCTTAACGTCCTCGGCGCGGGCGATGCGTTCGCGTCCGGCTTCCTCTCGGGCTGGCTGCGCGACGAATCGCTCGAAGCGTGTGCGCGCGCGGCAAATGCGTGCGGCGCGCTCGTCGTTTCGCGTCACGGCTGCGCGCCCGCCATGCCCACGCCCGAGGAACTCGTGTACTTCCTCGCGGCCGCAAAAGAAGACCCGGCACGCATGCGCCGTCCGGATCGCGATGCAAGCCTCGCGCGTCTGCATCGCGTGAGCCCCAGGCGCAAGCAATGGGACGAAGTGCTCGGCTTCGCGTTCGATCATCGCAACCAGTTTTTCGAGCTTGCGCAGCAGACCGGCGCAAACGAAACGCGCATTGCGAAGCTGAAGGGTCTTTTCGTCGATGCCGTCGCGAAGACGGAAGAAGAACGCGGACTGGCCGGCCGTATCGGCGTATTGATCGACGACCGCTACGGACAGGATGCGCTCAATGCCGCGACTGGCCGCGGCTGGTGGATCGGCCGTCCGGTCGAGTTGCCGGGCTCGATGCCGCTCGTGTTCGATCACGGCCGCGACGTCGGCACGACGCTCGTCGAATGGCCGCGCGAGCATATCGCGAAGTGTCTCGTGCACTATCACCCCGATCATCCGCATGACGTGCGCCTCGAACAGGAAGCGCAACTGCGCGCGCTCTACGATGCAACACAGGCGAGTGGCAATGAACTGCTGCTCGAAGTGATCGTGCCGAAGAACGGACCGCCCGTGGAGGACGACACGGCGTATCGCGCATTGAAGCGCCTCTACAACCTCGGCATCTATCCCGAATGGTGGAAGCTCGAACCGATGAGCGCACAGCAATGGCAGGCCGTCGATGCGCTGATTGTCGAGCGCGATCCGTATTGCCGCGGCGTCGTGCTGCTCGGGCTCTCGGCGGCGGTCGATCAGTTGCGCGATGGCTTCAAGGCTGCGGCATCGTCCAAAACGTGCAAGGGCTTCACGGTCGGACGCACCATCTTTCACGAGCCGAGCCGCGCATGGCTCGCGGGCGAAATCGGCGACGACGAGTTGATCGCGCGCGTTCGCCACACGTTCGAAACGCTGATTTCCGCATGGCGCGAGGCGCGCGCGTCGCTGAATGCCGTGCAGCCAAGACAGGAGCAAGCAGCATGAATGAGCACGCTACCATCCGGCTGACCACCGCGCAGGCGCTCGTGCGCTATCTCGCCGCGCTGCGCACGGAAAGCGGCGAGGCGCTCTTCGGCGGCGTCTTCGCAATTTTCGGGCACGGCAATGTCGCGGGCATCGGCGAGGCGTTGTATCGGCATCGCGAGCAATTGCCGACGTATCGCGCGCACAACGAGCAAGCCATGGCGCATAGCGCGATCGCGTTTGCGAAGGCGCATATGCGGCGCCGCATGATGGCGGTCACGACGTCCATCGGGCCGGGCGCCACCAATCTCGTGACGGCGGCCGCGCTCGCGCATGTGAACCGGCTGCCGGTGCTGCTTCTACCGGGCGACATCTTCGTGTCGCGCGCGCCCGATCCGGTTCTGCAACAAGTCGAGGACGCACACGACGGCGGCGTTTCCGCGAACGATGCCTTGAAGGCCGTGTCGCGCTATTTCGATCGCATCGTGCATCCGGCGCAGTTGTTGAGCGCGTTGCCGCGCGCGATCCGCGTGCTTACCGATGCCGCGCTCTGCGGTCCCGTCACGCTCGCGCTGCCGCAGGACGTGCAGGCGATGGCCTACGACTATCCCGCTTCGTTCTTCGAGCCGCGTGTGGTCGAGTTCCATGCGAGCGCGCCGTCACCGCATGAAATCGCGCGCGCCGCAGCGGCCTTGCGCGAGTCGCGCGAACCGCTGATCGTCTCGGGCGGCGGCGTGCTGTACGGCCTCGCCACCGACGCGTTGCGCGCCTTCGCGCACAAGCATGGCGTGCCCGTCGCGGAAACGCAGGCAGGCAAAGGCGCGCTCGCTTGGGACGACGCCCTGAACGCGGGCGGAATCGGCGTGACGGGCGCGGCATCGGCGAATGAACTCGCGCAATCGAGCGATTGCGTGCTCGCGGTCGGCACGCGCTTGCAGGACTTCACCACGGGATCGAACACGCTCTTTGCGCATGCGCGGCTCGTTTCGATCAACGCCAATCCTTTCGATGCCCTGAAGCAAGACGCGCTGAGCGTCGAAGCCGATGCACGCCTCGCACTCGATGCGCTTTCCGAAGCGCTCGGCGACTGGCGCGCGTCGTCGCAGTGGACCACGCGCGCCAAACGTCTCGCCGACGACTGGCGCGAGACTGTCGCGCACGTGACGAACACGCCCGTCGCCGACAACGCCTTGCCGCGCGAAGCGGATGTCATCGGCGCGGTGCAGCGCTCGAAAGCCGATTCGCCGGCTGACGATATCGTCGTGTGCGCGGCGGGCACCTTGCCGGCCGATCTGCAGAAGCTGTGGCGCACGAGCGCGCCGGGCGGCTATCACGTCGAATACGGTTATTCGTGCATGGGCTACGAGATCGCGGGCGGTCTGGGCGCGAAGCTCGCGCGGCCGGAGCGCGAGGTGATCGTGATCGTCGGCGACGGCAGCTATCTCATGATGAACAGCGAGTTGGCGAGCTCCGTCATGCTCGGCGCGAAGCTGATCGTCGTGTTGCTCGACAATCGCGGCTATGGCTGCATCAACCGTTTGCAACAGGCATGCGGCGGCGCGCCCTTCAACAACCTGATCGACGACTGCAAGCAAGGCCCGCTCGGCGCACCGACCATCGATTTCGCGATGCACGCGCGTGCGCTCGGCGCGTTGTCGGAGCATGTGGCGAGCATCGACGACTTGCAGGCCGCGATGCAACGCGCGCGCGCCGCCGAGCGCAGCTACCTCATCTCCATCGACACCGACCCCGCGCGCACGACCGACGAAGGCGGATGGTGGTGGGAAGTGGCGGTGCCCGAGGTATCGGATCGCGATGCGGTCTTGTCGGCGCGCGAGCGTTACGAGCGCGCGTTGAAAGCACGCAGCGAAGGCAACTCTATCTAGGACCGCGCACATGTCTCTGCACGTACGGATCGGAATCAATCCCTTGTCGTGGATGAACGACGATTTGCCATCGCTCGGCGGCGAGACGCCCTTGTCCGTCGCGCTGACCGAAGGCCGGCGGATCGGTTACGAAGGCTTCGAACTCGGCAACAAGTTTCCGCGCGAGCCGCAGGCGCTCAAGACACTGCTGGCGCAATACGATCTCGCGCTGGTGTCGGGCTGGTACTCGGGCAGACTCGCCGAGCGCAGCGCGGAAGAAGAGATCGAAGCCGTGGGTGCCCATCTCGACTTGCTCGCGCAAAACGGCGCGAAGGTGATGGTCTACGGCGAAGTGGCGAATTCCATTCAAGGCGCGCCGCGCCCGCTCTATCAGCGCCCGCGTTTTCTTGCGGATGCGCAGTGGCAACAGTATGCCGAGCGGCTGAATCGTTTCGCGGAATACACGCTGTCACGAGGCGTTCGGGTGGCCTATCATCATCACATGGGCGCGTATGTGGAGACGCCCGCGGACGTCGACCGTCTGATGGCGGAGACCAACGACGCGGTGGGCCTTCTCTTCGATGCGGGCCACATCACTTTCGCCGGCGGCGACGCATTGACCACGCTGCGCAAGCATATTGCGCGCGTGTGCCATGTGCATTGCAAGGACGTGCGCCCGGAGATCGTGAAGCTGGCGCGCAATCGCAACTGGAGTTTTCTCGATGCGGTCATCAACGGCGCCTTCACCGTGCCGGGCGATGGCGCGGTGGATTATCCCGGCATCGTCGCGTGTCTGGCCGAGCACGATTACGACGGCTGGCTCGTCGTGGAAGCGGAGCAGGACCCGGTGATCGCGCGGAGTTACGAGTATGCCGACAAGGGTTATCGCACGTTGCGCACACTTGTCGATGCCACATTCAAGGAGACGGCATGAGCCTGTTAGTGAAGGCATCGCGCGAAGGCCAGACGATCGCGCGTGTGACACCGGAATCCGCTGGCTGGAAGCATGTCGGCTTCGCGGCGTACCGGCTGGAAGAAGGTGAAGTGCTGCATGTCTACGACGCCGGGCGCGAGAGCTGCATCGTCGTGCTGACGGGCACGGTGAGCGTCGAGGCGGGCGACGAGCACTGGCAGTCCATCGGCTCGCGCGACAGTGTGTTCGAAGACGCGGCGCCCTATGCCGTCTACGTACCACCGAAGCTCGCGGCAATCGTGCGGGCGGAGCGCGAAACGGAACTCGGTGTGGCGAGCGCGCCGGCGACGGGCGTGTATCCGCCGCGACTCATCGAGCCCTCGCAAATGAAGCGTTCGACGCGCGGCAAGAACGCGAATACGCGACACGTATGCGATATTCTTCCGCAGACCGAGGCCGCCGAGTCGTTACTCGTGGTCGAAGTGCGTACGCCGAGCGGCCATGCGTCGAGCTATCCGCCGCACAAGCACGATCACGACAACGTGCCTGTCGAAAGTTCGCTGGAGGAGACTTATTACCATCGGCTGAATCCGCCGCAGGGCTTTGCGTTTCAGCGTGTTTATACCGACGAGCGCGATCTCGACGAAACCCTGGCGGTGGAGAACCGCGACGTGGTGATGGTGCCGCGTGGGTATCATCCGGTCGTCGTGCCTTATGGCTACGATAATTATTATCTCAACGTAATGGCGGGCGATAAGCGCACGTGGCACTTTAAAAACGATCCGAAGCATGAATGGATCGTGGAGCGGGATAGCAAGGAGTGAGTTAACCCACCGACAGCCATTCTCGCTGCACATCGGCGCGTGTTTCCAGCTCCCCCAACGCCCCGTCGAACTGAACCGCGCCGTGCCCCATCACCGCGACGCGCGCATCGAGCATGCGCGCGATCGTCAGGCGCTCTTCGATCAGCAGTATGGCCACGCCGCGTTCGCGCAGACCCGCGAGGCACGCCGCCACTTGCGTCAGCACTTGCGGCGCGAGCCCTTCGCCGGGTTCGTCGATGACCACCAACGACGGATCGCCCGCCAGCGTTCTTGCCAGCGCCAGCATTTGCTGTTCGCCGCCCGACAACGCGCCGGCCTTCACTCGCGCGCGCTCCCGCAACACGGGGAAGAGGCGATAAGCATCGTCCACACTGAAGCGCGTGCCCGGACGCTCGCCCAGCACGAGATTGTCGCGCACGCTCAAGCCCGGAAACACATCGCGCGTTTCAGGCACGTAGCCAATTCCCATGCGCGCGATGCGAAACGGCCGCAGCCCGACGAGCGATGCATCGCGAAACCGCATCTCGCCCTCGCAGCGCACGAGGCCCATGATGGACTTCGCGAGCGTCGAGCGCCCCGAACCATTGCGGCCCACGAGCGCGACGATCTCGCCTTCGGCTATCGACAGGTTCACGCCGTGCAGTACCTGTGCCGCGCCATGCCACGCGCGCAGATCGTGGATACGCAACCCGGCGCTCATCGCGATCCCCCCAGATACGCCTCGCGCACCTTGCGATCGTCGCGAATCGCCGCAGGCGTGCCGGTGGCGATCACGCGCCCTTGAACCAGCACGGAGATGCGATCCGCGAGGCCAAACACCGCGTCCATGTCGTGCTCGATGACGACGAGCGTGCGCCCTTGCGTCGTCGCCCGAATCAGCGCCAGCGCGCGCGATGCCTCCGCGCGGTTCATCCCCGCCGTGGGTTCGTCGAGGAGGATGAGCGGTGCATCGGTGGCAAGCGCGATGCCTAGATCGAGCGCGCGCTGTTCCGCATACGTGAGCCGTGCGGCGGGTACGTCGGCGTGAGCGGCCAGGCCGATGGCATCGAGCATGGCGCGGGCGCGGTCTTCGAGCGCGCGCGACGGCAGCCAGCGATCGATCCTGCGCGACGAAGCCGAGCCCAACGCCGCACAACGCAAA
Encoded here:
- a CDS encoding sugar ABC transporter substrate-binding protein, whose product is MTIRNGRAALRALAAAAILSSTALLTASPAHAAPDAKFVLISHAPDSDSWWNVIKNSIKQADEDFNVQTDYRNPPNGDIADMSRLIEQAAARNYDGVITTIADFDVLKSALNKVTAKKIPLVTINSGTEEQSEQLKAIMHIGQPEYVAGKAAGEKAKAAGVKSFLCVNHIATNTVSFDRCRGFAEAIGVDYKASTIDSGQDPTEIQSKVSAYLRNHPDTQAVLTLGPTPASATLKAVTQMGLQNKLYFVTFDFSDDIAKGIKDGTIKFAIDQQPYLQGYIPVAVLAIVKKDHTTDPVKIRQILEANPKFKARLETYGLAPSYGPKNIRSGPGFITKENLDKVVKYAGQYR
- a CDS encoding ABC transporter permease translates to MGVAGKHYPPHANPQPESAETQEAAKPSDERVRRQSWFGHLLNRPEFAAISGTVLVFIVFGFAAGSSGMFNLDGVMNWSQVAAYLGLLAVGACLLMIAGEFDLSIGSMIGFAGMMVALPSVYLHWPFSLSILFAFVASMLLGALNGYLVMKTRLPSFIVTLAFLFILRGLTLALSIMFADRTIISGVGDLAQQDWLADTLFRGVALHGLFAWLAHMGIGQLLDNGQPLVPGIPKVIIWWLALAAVCAFVLAKTRYGNWILAVGGDANAAKNVGVPVRRVKISLFVLTAFCSCLFAVLQVCDIGSAAADRGLQKEFEAIIAAVIGGTLLTGGYGSVVGACFGALIFGVVQIGITYTNVSSDWFRVFLGVMLLLAVLFNHYVRRRVSQAQ
- a CDS encoding ATP-binding cassette domain-containing protein, which encodes MNDDNILALENVSKFFGKVIALNGVTLRLRRGEVHCLLGDNGAGKSTLIKTLAGVHTPSAGDYLVDGKPVRFESPKEALDLGIATVYQDLALVPLLSVARNFFMGREPQKKRFGLFSVMDLDLAAETSQAKLAEMGINVRDPHQPIGTMSGGEKQCLAIARAIHFGARVLILDEPTAALGVKQSFNVLKLIHKAREKGISVIFITHNVHHAYPIGDSFTLLNRGRSMGTYTKDTISKNEVLDMMAGGAEMQTMINELEGATI
- the iolC gene encoding 5-dehydro-2-deoxygluconokinase; translation: MPEQHTSRFAADRAHDIVCLGRLAVDLYAQQVGARLEDVATFAKYLGGSSANIAFGCARLGLKSSMLARVGNDHMGRFLVETLAGEGCDVSHVRTDFERLTALVLLGIKDRDTFPLVFYRENCADMAVDENDFDEAYIASSKALLITGTHFSTEQVNRTSRRALEYARRNNVRTILDIDYRPVLWGLTGKADGETRFVADESVTAHLLHILPLIDLAIGTEEEFRIAGGKDDLIDALATVRTVTHATLVVKRGPLGCSIIEGAVPASIDDAPIHGGVEVEVLNVLGAGDAFASGFLSGWLRDESLEACARAANACGALVVSRHGCAPAMPTPEELVYFLAAAKEDPARMRRPDRDASLARLHRVSPRRKQWDEVLGFAFDHRNQFFELAQQTGANETRIAKLKGLFVDAVAKTEEERGLAGRIGVLIDDRYGQDALNAATGRGWWIGRPVELPGSMPLVFDHGRDVGTTLVEWPREHIAKCLVHYHPDHPHDVRLEQEAQLRALYDATQASGNELLLEVIVPKNGPPVEDDTAYRALKRLYNLGIYPEWWKLEPMSAQQWQAVDALIVERDPYCRGVVLLGLSAAVDQLRDGFKAAASSKTCKGFTVGRTIFHEPSRAWLAGEIGDDELIARVRHTFETLISAWREARASLNAVQPRQEQAA
- the iolD gene encoding 3D-(3,5/4)-trihydroxycyclohexane-1,2-dione acylhydrolase (decyclizing); translated protein: MNEHATIRLTTAQALVRYLAALRTESGEALFGGVFAIFGHGNVAGIGEALYRHREQLPTYRAHNEQAMAHSAIAFAKAHMRRRMMAVTTSIGPGATNLVTAAALAHVNRLPVLLLPGDIFVSRAPDPVLQQVEDAHDGGVSANDALKAVSRYFDRIVHPAQLLSALPRAIRVLTDAALCGPVTLALPQDVQAMAYDYPASFFEPRVVEFHASAPSPHEIARAAAALRESREPLIVSGGGVLYGLATDALRAFAHKHGVPVAETQAGKGALAWDDALNAGGIGVTGAASANELAQSSDCVLAVGTRLQDFTTGSNTLFAHARLVSINANPFDALKQDALSVEADARLALDALSEALGDWRASSQWTTRAKRLADDWRETVAHVTNTPVADNALPREADVIGAVQRSKADSPADDIVVCAAGTLPADLQKLWRTSAPGGYHVEYGYSCMGYEIAGGLGAKLARPEREVIVIVGDGSYLMMNSELASSVMLGAKLIVVLLDNRGYGCINRLQQACGGAPFNNLIDDCKQGPLGAPTIDFAMHARALGALSEHVASIDDLQAAMQRARAAERSYLISIDTDPARTTDEGGWWWEVAVPEVSDRDAVLSARERYERALKARSEGNSI
- the iolE gene encoding myo-inosose-2 dehydratase, whose translation is MSLHVRIGINPLSWMNDDLPSLGGETPLSVALTEGRRIGYEGFELGNKFPREPQALKTLLAQYDLALVSGWYSGRLAERSAEEEIEAVGAHLDLLAQNGAKVMVYGEVANSIQGAPRPLYQRPRFLADAQWQQYAERLNRFAEYTLSRGVRVAYHHHMGAYVETPADVDRLMAETNDAVGLLFDAGHITFAGGDALTTLRKHIARVCHVHCKDVRPEIVKLARNRNWSFLDAVINGAFTVPGDGAVDYPGIVACLAEHDYDGWLVVEAEQDPVIARSYEYADKGYRTLRTLVDATFKETA
- the iolB gene encoding 5-deoxy-glucuronate isomerase — its product is MSLLVKASREGQTIARVTPESAGWKHVGFAAYRLEEGEVLHVYDAGRESCIVVLTGTVSVEAGDEHWQSIGSRDSVFEDAAPYAVYVPPKLAAIVRAERETELGVASAPATGVYPPRLIEPSQMKRSTRGKNANTRHVCDILPQTEAAESLLVVEVRTPSGHASSYPPHKHDHDNVPVESSLEETYYHRLNPPQGFAFQRVYTDERDLDETLAVENRDVVMVPRGYHPVVVPYGYDNYYLNVMAGDKRTWHFKNDPKHEWIVERDSKE
- a CDS encoding ABC transporter ATP-binding protein; this translates as MSAGLRIHDLRAWHGAAQVLHGVNLSIAEGEIVALVGRNGSGRSTLAKSIMGLVRCEGEMRFRDASLVGLRPFRIARMGIGYVPETRDVFPGLSVRDNLVLGERPGTRFSVDDAYRLFPVLRERARVKAGALSGGEQQMLALARTLAGDPSLVVIDEPGEGLAPQVLTQVAACLAGLRERGVAILLIEERLTIARMLDARVAVMGHGAVQFDGALGELETRADVQREWLSVG
- a CDS encoding ABC transporter ATP-binding protein — protein: MTIALELHGIAKRFGPTRVLRGIDLQVQSGERHALIGPNGAGKSTLFDTISGRTKPDEGRIVAIGIDITGRAPQRISRVLARSFQTTSVFTGLSVLDNLRCAALGSASSRRIDRWLPSRALEDRARAMLDAIGLAAHADVPAARLTYAEQRALDLGIALATDAPLILLDEPTAGMNRAEASRALALIRATTQGRTLVVIEHDMDAVFGLADRISVLVQGRVIATGTPAAIRDDRKVREAYLGGSR